The following is a genomic window from Antechinus flavipes isolate AdamAnt ecotype Samford, QLD, Australia chromosome 3, AdamAnt_v2, whole genome shotgun sequence.
ATATTTTGGGCTCCTTCACTTTTTGCTCACTGAATGTTTCTAAAAGCACTAAATTTCATTTGGGAGAgaacattttttcccatccaaatttgTCCTTACATAGGGGCTTGTGAGCCTTAGCTCATATATCCCCTACGCTGAGTTCATGAATCATAGAGAAGACCTTGGTTATCTGGCTCATTCTacggttgaggaaactgagactcacagGTTAAGTGACCTACATAAGATCACTTAAAGCAAGAAACAGAAGGATTGTACCACACTGTGGTTGGGTAAACATCTGAATTCATGATTGGGGATCCTGGCTCCACTTGAGCTTCTAGATTCATGATAATGTTCTCCCAAACTCTAAATTTTCCTTGACTCTCCATTTCCACCAACTTTCAGTGGCTGGCTCCCCAGTTTGTTAATTATAGGGATTCGAGGCTCACCACAATCTAGCTCCCTTTCAATTCCcccatttcaaatattttccacCTCAGCCACGCAGCAGTGCCTCTGCCCATGCCCACAAAGTTCAGCCCGGGCACCCCACCCTTCTGCTGGGCTAGTGATGCTGCCCTTTCCCCTATCTCCCAGCATTCTGACTGCATCTTTTCCTGTAGATCCCCTGTATTTAATCATCTTTCTTCTTATTAGATGGCAGGACTCTTGGCCCAGAGAGCTATCTTTGTCCAGCAGCTAATACGCTGCCCTGCCTATAGTACCATTTAATACATTCATTTGAGTAAAAGGCCCGGCTCTCCTTCAGTTGAATAGCTGGCGGCAGCTGCCCTGGGGGCCACTTGGAAGCCTCCGAAGGTACCCAGGGGTTCCAACAGTTGCCCTCAAGCTTCCCCCGTCCTCCTGCTCCTTAGCTGACTCTCTGGGTGAGTGACTAGAATTTCTCAGGCCCTAATGAACTGCAGCCAAGGGTGAGAATAAGGCTGGAGGCCATTTGTGGTCTGGGAAGGCTTGAAAAAGTTAGGGAACCCAGACCCATTCCATTCTTCCTGTCCTCCCTTGGGAGAAGCGACAATGACCATGAATGGATGCTGGGGATGCGGGCTGCTCTCGAACAGGAAGGGTGGGCCAAAGGCCTGAGCCGTAGCTGGTAGTCTGGCGGGTCAGCCCGTGTAGCCCATGCCCGAGGGGGACCCTTCCCACCAAGGCCGTGGGCTACCTGGCTCAGGCAGGGCTGAGGGCAGCCTGATGAAGGCTTCCCCTGTTCAGGTACAACCTCTCTCATGGCTGCAAGAAAAACACCTGGAAGACTCCCTTCTGAGAATGGGCCCATCCTCCCGCACCAAAGCAAACCCGGTGCCGGGTTGGAGCCAGGTGGTATGCTGGGGCCTGGGAATGGCTGCACAACACAGAGAGCCCAGGGATCATCTTCCACAAACTTTAATGCCAAACTCGGCAGTAGGTAAGAAAGGCAATGGCAGTGTTTCAGGGGCTCTGTCCAAGCGCTGTCCCCGGGAGCATGGCCGGGTCGGAGGAAGCAGCAGAGGGAGCGGCCCTTCCCTCACCATTGCCCCGTGCCCGGCCCCTGGAAACACTCCCTACCCGCCTGGGGTATGGGGAGGACAGTTACCCTCACCGGTCACAACTGACCCTGACGCAGCCAGGCACTGGGCAGTGTGGCCCGGAGGTGGGGACAGACAGACTCAACCTAGCAAAAGTGCATCATTGTGGCAGGGGTCTCTCACGGGAGTACAGTGCTGAGAGACTGGAGTGTGGGTCACAATCGGGAGCGGAGAGAACCGATCAAGAGCTCACTTCCCCTGAGAGGCAGAGATGGAGGGACCCCACCTGCTGCCAGAGGCTCATAAACTCGGGGGGAAGGGCGAGGGGCTTAGAGTCTTCAGTGTGGGGAATGAAGGCCCAGCACAGAGAAGGAGGCGGTGGGCGGGGATCTCAGTATGGCCGAGCGGCCGGCTTGCTCTCCAGGTCTGCGTAGGGGTGCGCCAAGGCCGGGTCCTCCTGCGTGTCAATGGTCTGGTACGCGCTGCGCTCCTGGGGCGGGCCAAAGGAACCTGCAAAGGAAGGCTCCGGTAAGCGGGCACTCTCCCCACAAGCCCTGCCAGCATCCTGTccgctgggggaggggggggaaccGTGGCAGCGACTCCCATGCCGAGCCCAAGCTGCGGCCTCCTCCCAGTAATGGTGGGTCCTGTGTGGGGGGCCGCCCGGCAGGCCTGGCGTCTGGGGGAACATCCATTTCGAGGGAAACGAGGCAAGGCtgggaggggtgaggggaagggaagaagcccTTATTGTCGGGGATGTGCCGGGCAGTGTGAGCCCTGGTGTGACCGCACAGCCTGGCTGCCCCTTTGGAGGGGACTTAAGGGATGGAGAGCACGAGTGAGGTGTTTCCTGCCCCAGGAAAGGCCGGCAGGCCCTGCGGGGGAGGGGAGGATCATGGCCCACAGAGCTTGGCCTGAGCCGGCCCCTGAAGCCTCACAGTGAGGCCAGAGGCGGCCTCCGCCTCCACCTGAACACCCGCGGACCCCGGGGCTGGCCGTTGGGGCCAAAGGGAAGGCTGAGGCCCGTTGGCTTTTCCTGCCGGGCCAGGGAGAAGAGGCAAACCGGGGAAACTTGCTTTCTTCATTCTCTCAAGGGGGCCCGCAGGgctggaggggaggaggaagccGACCTAGACAGCAGCCCCCAGTCACCAGGTCCCCAGGGCAGAGCAAGACAAACAGGAGCCCCTCCCCcgccttctctcccctccccagctcCAGCCCAAGGCGGGGGATGGGGGGGTGCTATTGCCCACCCCCGGGAGGGGCAGAGAAGCCAGAGGAGGGAGGCAGGGCTGCCGGGGGACTGGGAGGCAGGGCCAGGAGCGGGCTGGCCAGGGAGGGGTTGGGAGCCAGagcggcccggcccggcccggccgcCTCACCTATGTTGAGGATGAACTCGCCCCCTCGCTCTCGGTACATGTGGTAGACAAAGAGGCAGGAGAGGGGCTTCAGGAGAAGGCTGAAGATGGCCATGCCGGTGCTGAAGCGCTGCGTGTCGTTCAG
Proteins encoded in this region:
- the AGTRAP gene encoding type-1 angiotensin II receptor-associated protein translates to MELPAINLKAIVLVHWLLTTWGCLIFSNSYAWANFTVLALGVWAIAQRDSLDAIIMFLVGLAITILLDIIYISIAYPHGVTLNDTQRFSTGMAIFSLLLKPLSCLFVYHMYRERGGEFILNIGSFGPPQERSAYQTIDTQEDPALAHPYADLESKPAARPY